One Longimicrobiales bacterium genomic window carries:
- a CDS encoding NUDIX domain-containing protein: MNAIQQAGAIAFRMQDDQPIILLVRARRDPDAWIFPKGHVEPGESIAAAALRELEEEGGVVGEIVSEVGSSSFREGGETYAVTYFLVRTAGTVSDAEDREQRWCTPADALRLLTFDDTRNLLNRTLRRIGWHVEVV, translated from the coding sequence ATGAATGCGATTCAACAGGCGGGCGCGATTGCGTTTCGCATGCAGGATGACCAGCCCATCATCCTGCTCGTGCGGGCGCGCAGGGATCCAGATGCGTGGATATTCCCCAAAGGGCACGTTGAACCTGGGGAGAGTATCGCAGCCGCCGCACTCCGGGAGTTGGAGGAGGAGGGCGGCGTAGTGGGCGAGATCGTGAGCGAAGTCGGCAGCAGCTCCTTTCGCGAAGGCGGCGAAACGTACGCCGTAACGTACTTCCTCGTCCGCACGGCTGGTACGGTCAGCGATGCGGAGGATCGCGAACAACGCTGGTGTACGCCGGCGGACGCACTCCGCCTGCTGACGTTCGATGATACGCGTAACCTGCTGAATCGGACGCTGCGCCGCATCGGCTGGCATGTCGAGGTAGTGTGA